In one Bufo gargarizans isolate SCDJY-AF-19 chromosome 11, ASM1485885v1, whole genome shotgun sequence genomic region, the following are encoded:
- the LOC122921581 gene encoding interferon-induced very large GTPase 1-like: MEKLGKTIATSAKGGFWGIQAEGSVCYNSSSKSKQQQETHNEHAYMATTKYSYMPLASAYITKDQLKLSSAALEDLRSTENVLKFCSEAEKTEILKEKYGNFFSRFGSHANQGPLHFGGIFWWTATSKGFKQEMLEEVRKETQAVLDSSVSASYSSAWSLCVSNNVTTTDTKKSYEKSDKKKIKRDIQLMVTKTGGPLTTDSLSEWKSGLEANNKTWSVIDRGTYLTPVWEILLHGHKEFFKDAYQVAKDLKDIYAAITGKHLHLPLAESISTAVYDANLLLSKLPSWTVEPAQQQLQILIDFRQQLNDKTGNYNIWLNVCLPHEALHSFLQQVVDSYKQNLKADEPVIRSLLKCLLQNLEFANENLDSYSPIIRWLLPEKEEKPIYNISDFPTFLNFISNAKNDLRQLSPDDDPKEGDNDAQVKINVLINSYIGSFLKHLKNTGQKEEEVIVLCAASSVGYSVHKHYFHKRLGWQEVNFLADEMQHLLKEYHTLKDLEICRAQALLLEAALTVGDENRPRPAEQKRELLQLIVEYLEPRLQPQVITVLQKHKDLRDFHSLIEDLKHLRAGDYDAMNMESLAEEIKQVCHTTKEAAESLQSNRAENNPMTQRQEVMNLMRSLGLEQYFPKGLTRRNFHVVHTSLHKWPDCESDLPLHFMQMLMKLDYRFRYLVYKGSDKTINASSTELEVSTFESIDDLLNSCSEDEALATSEKRVTIHPMDLLMAIYHCADDFMRQYTFTKLSICQFGLPFLVPRPYDSEIELPLWAFRQVQKNVLNFDFSETGTLKEKLICQVDVPMISFTRFGSHQFSKSQLLTNLLSKHKHNIFYHKNCDGSVDSRILINGMAEIFWFCPSGKDTDQFPQSAAFVNLRGDIQEHKKQSSFLHEISSINVILYSNSKSASKMSIENFKNKPLIILSPDIEASRHVNTNSMQVIIGLKNRNEAKVLEELNTSLRRFLAASPKSLSLATCAKIGRQYGFHVDEDSKECVDGKYKALKMMAYIKQNDLMTAKMTLLPLSGHLWHSWCEKDRELTHLQYKMNRSIEHHRSQTEKDKKSIRKEQLKNASQNLFIKEFINLQMSLPKTTKQFFLQWLKIFLDDISCDLMSTLRSKYSREWTHLQSEQLDNKELVRTIQGNLDALSAQMNASMFGLEHILREVGQTYEALHDLQHKDKCFDNLSKIAANMMVYDGYPIELMDGDASYVPINWIKAVLAEVIKIIGDKKMFVLSVLGVQSSGKSTLLNTMFGLQFGVSAGRCTRGAFMQLMEIADELKNELGFDYLLIIDTEGLRAMELSNQSTMNHDNELATFVIGVGNMTLINVFGENPSEIKDILQIAVQAFLRMKQVKLSTSCLFVHQNVAEVTAQDKNADGRRNLQTELDKMTALAAEQEMCHIRKFSDVIRFDANRHIYYFSHLWEGNPPMATPNPHYSENTQKVKDMILNSRKIDSGGILSISQVCVRIEDLWTALKNENFVFSFKNTLEISAYRKVEDIYRKLTWQLRRHFLELQANLNNKIKKGDITDVSYSRIEGKVKERFESIQEKLELFFCEEKDKEILIQWKANIQNRLNSLQRDLMGETKRQVGERIQLKKSQNQVIQRQLSYEEELRSRSKQLALDLKDKGLEESELKDHFSALWQQWVTEISSTSPSPDEPQIITEAEDVLFQYYKEECIKSKKLRDFSRWTTFSADLSKHAVGKWRLSIFQLGDSERKSVEQVFLNLKQVITRYLKDKQWEKVDYTKAFFYEIIQEVSEQINEKKFDKFTLTKTFNFQVSLYFCGLAVPIFQAMHKAFQHANDPVVILESKREEFFNCYKISCQGAASIKIFADFLCRKILEAIQPALYERTGMAIVDEMTSNYPPFASNRSRLETYILIYLAEQEDFEKYRQYLHFPKTFFQDFIETSVNNYYIEGQPHRLKDVLHINLDHFHKLVLFSIAKSTRFAKDKNGKVSEWLDDFYKRIEDYVTFTRADLKSIEHQEIQDIEFIQEVMCASWNEAIEEFKKDFKTTTFNSFETKPHDILVKQLCGCWDQCPFCGAICTHTIANHDGDHSVTFHRPQAITGISWIDSNEFVIEICSNLVSSDHCLVIDQSTQVPYKNYRDIGPNYAKWSITPDNSWQPYWKWFVNTFHSELEADYNLKFKKRGKIPAEWSQTEKNEVITQLREQL, translated from the coding sequence ATGGAGAAGTTGGGTAAAACTATTGCCACTTCAGCTAAAGGAGGCTTCTGGGGTATCCAAGCCGAGGGCAGTGTATGTTACAACTCAAGCAGCAAGTCTAAACAGCAGCAAGAGACTCACAATGAACACGCTTACATGGCGACTACAAAGTACAGCTACATGCCTCTGGCCTCCGCTTATATCACGAAGGATCAGCTCAAGCTCTCCTCTGCAGCCCTTGAAGACCTCAGATCAACTGAGAACGTTTTGAAGTTCTGCAGTGAGGCAGAAAAGACAGAAATACTAAAGGAAAAATATGGAAACTTCTTCAGCCGGTTTGGCTCCCATGCCAATCAGGGGCCCCTTCACTTTGGAGGGATATTCTGGTGGACAGCTACATCCAAAGGATTTAAGCAAGAAATGTTGGAGGAAGTTAGGAAGGAGACTCAGGCTGTATTAGATTCTTCTGTAAGCGCCAGTTACTCGAGTGCTTGGTCTCTTTGTGTCAGCAACAATGTGACAACAACAGACACAAAGAAATCCTATGAAAAAAGCGACAAGAAGAAGATTAAGAGAGACATCCAACTGATGGTGACAAAAACCGGAGGACCGCTGACTACAGATTCCCTCAGCGAGTGGAAGTCAGGACTTGAGGCCAACAACAAGACCTGGAGTGTAATAGATCGAGGAACCTATCTAACTCCAGTTTGGGAAATTCTATTGCATGGGCACAAAGAGTTTTTTAAAGACGCTTACCAAGTGGCTAAGGATCTAAAGGACATTTATGCAGCCATCACTGGTAAACATTTGCATTTGCCACTTGCAGAGAGTATCTCCACAGCTGTGTACGATGCCAATTTACTGCTCTCCAAATTACCATCCTGGACTGTTGAACCcgcacagcagcagctgcagataTTGATTGACTTCAGACAACAACTTAATGACAAGACCGGGAATTATAATATCTGGTTAAATGTTTGCCTTCCTCACGAGGCACTGCACAGCTTCTTACAACAGGTTGTGGACTCATACAAACAGAACCTCAAGGCAGACGAGCCAGTCATCCGTTCTTTGTTAAAATGTCTACTGCAAAACCTTGAATTTGCTAATGAAAATTTAGACTCCTATTCTCCTATAATCAGGTGGTTACTTCCAGAGAAGGAAGAGAAACCTATTTACAATATTTCAGATTTCCCCACATTCCTCAATTTCATATCAAATGCAAAGAATGATCTCCGACAACTCAGTCCAGATGATGACCCCAAGGAGGGAGATAATGATGCACAAGTCAAAATCAATGTCCTTATAAATTCTTATATTGGTTCATTTTTGAAACATCTGAAAAACACGGGGCAAAAAGAGGAAGAGGTGATTGTTCTGTGTGCTGCCAGCAGTGTAGGCTACTCAGTCCATAAACATTATTTCCACAAAAGGCTTGGGTGGCAAGAAGTCAACTTCCTGGCTGATGAGATGCAGCATTTACTTAAGGAATATCACACTCTCAAAGATCTCGAAATCTGCAGAGCCCAAGCTCTGTTATTGGAGGCAGCGCTAACAGTGGGTGACGAGAATCGCCCCAGGCCAGCCGAGCAAAAGAGGGAGCTTTTACAGCTTATTGTAGAATATTTGGAGCCTCGCCTTCAGCCACAAGTTATCACAGTTCTTCAAAAACACAAAGACTTGAGGGATTTTCACTCTTTGATTGAGGACTTGAAGCATTTACGGGCAGGTGATTATGACGCCATGAATATGGAGAGCCTGGCAGAAGAAATCAAGCAAGTCTGTCATACAACCAAGGAAGCAGCTGAATCTCTACAGTCCAACAGGGCAGAGAACAATCCAATGACTCAACGACAAGAAGTTATGAATCTCATGAGGAGTCTAGGCCTTGAGCAATACTTTCCTAAAGGTTTGACCAGGAGAAACTTTCATGTAGTCCACACATCTTTGCATAAATGGCCAGATTGTGAGAGTGATcttccactacattttatgcagaTGTTAATGAAATTAGACTATCGGTTCAGATACTTAGTTTACAAGGGAAGCGACAAAACCATCAATGCCAGCAGCACTGAACTAGAGGTCAGCACATTTGAATCAATTGACGACTTATTAAATTCCTGTTCAGAAGACGAGGCACTGGCAACCTCTGAGAAGAGGGTCACCATACATCCTATGGACCTTTTGATGGCCATATATCACTGTGCAGATGACTTCATGAGACAATACACTTTCACAAAATTGTCCATCTGCCAGTTTGGGCTGCCTTTTCTAGTTCCAAGGCCTTATGACTCGGAGATAGAGCTTCCTCTGTGGGCATTCAGACAAGTTCAAAAAAATGTTCTAAACTTTGACTTCTCGGAAACAGGAACACTTAAAGAGAAACTCATATGTCAAGTTGACGTCCCAATGATTTCCTTCACCAGGTTTGGATCACATCAATTCTCTAAATCTCAACTCTTAACCAACCTGTTAAGTAAGCACAAACATAACATTTTCTACCACAAGAACTGCGATGGCAGTGTAGACAGTCGAATACTCATCAATGGAATGGCAGAAATCTTTTGGTTTTGTCCTAGTGGGAAGGACACGGATCAGTTTCCTCAGTCTGCAGCTTTTGTTAACTTGAGGGGCGACATCCAGGAACATAAGAAACAATCTTCATTTTTGCACGAAATATCCTCAATCAATGTCATTCTTTACTCTAACTCAAAGTCTGCTAGTAAGATGTCCATAGAGAACTTCAAAAATAAACCCCTAATAATCCTCTCCCCGGACATAGAAGCATCTCGACATGTGAACACTAATAGCATGCAGGTCATAATTGGTCTTAAAAACCGGAATGAAGCAAAAGTTCTGGAAGAACTAAACACATCCCTCAGACGTTTCTTGGCTGCATCTCCCAAGTCTTTAAGTCTTGCAACCTGTGCAAAAATAGGAAGACAATATGGGTTCCATGTGGACGAAGACAGTAAGGAGTGCGTAGACGGCAAGTATAAAGCTCTTAAAATGATGGCTTACATAAAGCAAAATGATCTGATGACAGCCAAGATGACTCTGCTGCCTCTCTCAGGGCATCTCTGGCATTCATGGTGCGAAAAAGACAGAGAGCTCACCCACCTTCAGTACAAGATGAATCGGAGCATTGAGCATCATCGAAGTCAGACTGAGAAAGATAAAAAGTCTATAAGAAAAGAGCAACTTAAAAACGCAAGCCAAAATCTGTTCATTAAGGAGTTCATTAATTTACAGATGTCTCTGCCTAAAACAACAAAGCAGTTCTTTCTGCAATGGCTGAAAATATTCCTAGATGATATTTCCTGTGACCTTATGTCCACGCTGCGCAGCAAGTATAGCAGAGAATGGACTCATCTGCAGTCAGAACAACTGGACAACAAGGAGTTAGTGAGAACAATACAAGGAAACCTGGATGCTCTCTCAGCACAAATGAATGCAAGCATGTTTGGTCTCGAGCACATCTTGAGAGAAGTTGGACAGACTTACGAGGCTTTACATGACCTGCAGCATAAAGACAAATGTTTTGATAACTTGTCAAAAATTGCTGCCAATATGATGGTATACGATGGATATCCTATCGAGCTCATGGATGGAGATGCTAGCTATGTGCCAATCAACTGGATAAAAGCTGTTCTGGCAGAAGTCATAAAGATAATCGGAGATAAGAAGATGTTTGTGCTTTCTGTGCTAGGAGTCCAGAGTTCAGGCAAGTCGACTCTCCTCAACACTATGTTTGGTCTACAGTTTGGTGTGAGTGCCGGCAGATGCACAAGAGGAGCATTCATGCAACTGATGGAAATTGCAGATGAACTCAAAAATGAGCTTGGCTTTGACTACTTGCTGATTATTGATACTGAAGGTCTCAGAGCCATGGAGCTATCAAATCAGTCAACAATGAATCACGACAATGAATTGGCAACTTTTGTAATTGGTGTCGGCAACATGACATTGATCAATGTGTTTGGCGAAAACCCTTCCGAGATCAAGGACATTCTGCAAATAGCTGTCCAGGCATTTCTAAGGATGAAGCAGGTGAAGCTCTCTACAAGCTGCCTTTTTGTACACCAAAATGTAGCAGAAGTAACTGCTCAAGATAAAAATGCAGACGGGCGCAGAAACCTTCAGACAGAGCTGGATAAGATGACAGCCCTGGCAGCCGAGCAAGAAATGTGCCACATTCGAAagttcagtgatgtcatcaggttTGATGCCAATCGtcacatttattatttttctcattTATGGGAAGGTAATCCACCAATGGCAACCCCTAACCCCCATTACAGTGAGAACACCCAAAAAGTGAAGGATATGATACTAAATTCCAGGAAGATAGATTCTGGGGGCATCTTGAGCATTTCTCAGGTTTGTGTACGCATAGAGGACCTATGGACAGCACTTAAAAACGAAAACTTTGTTTTTAGCTTTAAGAACACCTTAGAAATTTCTGCTTACAGAAAAGTTGAAGACATCTACAGAAAGCTGACCTGGCAGCTGAGACGCCATTTTCTTGAACTTCAGGCTAATCTGAACAACAAAATTAAGAAAGGTGACATTACTGATGTGAGCTATAGCCGTATTGAGGGTAAGGTAAAGGAAAGGTTTGAGTCTATCCAGGAGAAGCTAGAATTGTTCTTCTGTGAAGAGAAGGATAAAGAGATCTTGATCCAGTGGAAAGCTAACATTCAAAACAGGTTAAATAGCCTACAGAGAGACCTAATGGGAGAAACAAAGAGACAAGTGGGAGAGCGCATACAGCTGAAGAAGAGCCAGAATCAAGTCATCCAGAGGCAGCTGAGCTATGAAGAAGAGCTGCGTAGTAGGAGTAAGCAGCTAGCCCTCGACTTAAAGGACAAAGGTTTAGAAGAGTCTGAGCTTAAAGATCATTTCAGCGCCCTATGGCAACAGTGGGTAACAGAGATCAGCAGCACTTCTCCCAGCCCCGACGAGCCTCAGATAATCACAGAGGCTGAAGATGTTCTGTTCCAATACTACAAGGAAGAATGTATCAAGAGCAAGAAGCTGCGCGACTTCTCAAGGTGGACAACATTCAGTGCTGACCTATCGAAGCACGCAGTAGGGAAGTGGCGACTGTCAATATTTCAGCTAGGCGATTCTGAGAGGAAAAGCGTTGAGCAAGTGTTCCTCAACCTCAAACAAGTCATAACCAGATACCTTAAAGACAAGCAGTGGGAAAAGGTGGACTACACGAAAGCGTTCTTCTATGAAATCATACAAGAAGTATCTGAACAAATAAATGAAAAGAAATTTGATAAATTCACATTGACGAAGACGTTTAACTTCCAGGTGTCTCTCTACTTCTGCGGATTGGCTGTCCCTATCTTCCAGGCAATGCACAAAGCTTTTCAGCATGCCAATGACCCTGTAGTTATCCTTGAGAGCAAACGGGAGGAGTTTTTTAACTGCTACAAAATCTCCTGCCAAGGAGCTGCCTCAATTAAGATATTTGCAGACTTCTTATGTAGAAAGATCCTTGAAGCAATACAGCCAGCTCTGTATGAACGGACGGGGATGGCAATTGTGGATGAGATGACCAGCAACTACCCGCCATTTGCCAGCAATCGGTCCAGGCTGGAAACCTACATCTTGATTTACTTGGCAGAACAAGAAGATTTTGAGAAATACCGACAATATCTTCACTTCCCAAAGACTTTCTTCCAAGACTTTATTGAGACAAGTGTTAACAACTACTACATAGAGGGACAGCCGCATAGACTCAAGGATGTCCTACACATTAACCTAGATCATTTCCACAAACTTGTCCTCTTCAGCATTGCTAAATCCACCAGATTTGCCAAAGATAAAAATGGCAAAGTGTCCGAATGGCTTGATGACTTCTATAAGAGGATTGAAGACTATGTGACCTTTACAAGAGCCGACCTGAAGAGCATTGAACACCAGGAGATTCAAGACATCGAGTTTATTCAGGAAGTCATGTGTGCATCCTGGAATGAAGCCATTGAAGAGTTCAAGAAAGACTTTAAAACAACCACATTCAACTCCTTTGAGACCAAACCTCATGATATACTGGTGAAGCAGCTGTGTGGATGCTGGGATCAATGCCCCTTCTGTGGAGCCATTTGTACCCACACCATTGCCAACCATGATGGTGACCACTCTGTAACTTTCCATCGTCCCCAGGCCATAACTGGTATATCATGGATCGATTCCAACGAATTTGTCATAGAAATATGTTCTAACCTTGTGAGCTCTGACCACTGTCTGGTGATTGACCAATCAACTCAGGTCCCTTACAAAAATTACAGAGACATTGGGCCAAATTATGCCAAGTGGAGCATCACGCCAGACAACTCATGGCAGCCATACTGGAAGTGGTTTGTGAATACGTTCCACAGTGAACTAGAGGCAGACTATAACCTGAAGTTCAAGAAGAGGGGGAAGATCCCTGCTGAGTGGTcacaaacagaaaaaaatgaagtGATCACCCAACTGAGAGAACAACTGTAA